From one Trueperella pyogenes genomic stretch:
- a CDS encoding ABC transporter permease, giving the protein MVHSAPRSGWLVGILAVIIAFAIGAVFILIAGASVSAAYDAMFKGAIFNYDVVNTRGFMVAIRPFTDSLFFATPLIMAGLGLAFGFRAGLFNIGGAGQIMFGSLAAIWVAFKLDLPFGLHTLVALVAAAMAGGLYAGIAGFLKARTGANEVIVTIMLNQIAILAVAYTLSLPSWHRPGDNNPLTPIAKDTAGFPKILGEGFALHFGFILAIIAVVVFWWVLERSTFGFEVRAVGENPHAARTAGMNIGKVTTLTMLVSGIFAGLAGANEALGTMYQQNSGVASGIAGTIGFDAITVALLGRNKPWGVFFAGLLFGAFKAGGYKMQAQGVPIDMILILESVIVLLIAAPALVRWLFRLPKPDGKSLRELLAEMGGAAGATTAYANAGATASATTSAAAQEVEQPSDKETSDAVGSAASKREEA; this is encoded by the coding sequence ATGGTGCACTCGGCACCACGTTCCGGGTGGCTCGTTGGAATCCTTGCCGTGATTATTGCCTTTGCAATCGGAGCTGTATTCATTCTTATTGCGGGCGCATCGGTGAGCGCGGCTTACGATGCCATGTTCAAGGGCGCAATTTTCAACTACGACGTCGTGAACACCCGCGGCTTCATGGTGGCGATCCGCCCATTCACCGATTCGCTCTTCTTCGCGACGCCGCTGATCATGGCCGGTCTTGGCCTGGCCTTTGGCTTCCGTGCGGGTCTGTTCAACATTGGCGGCGCAGGTCAGATCATGTTCGGCTCGTTGGCGGCAATCTGGGTGGCGTTTAAGCTGGACCTTCCGTTCGGATTGCACACGTTGGTGGCGCTCGTGGCCGCGGCGATGGCCGGTGGCTTGTACGCAGGCATCGCAGGCTTCCTGAAGGCACGTACGGGTGCGAACGAAGTGATCGTGACGATCATGTTGAACCAGATCGCCATCCTTGCGGTTGCCTACACGCTGTCCCTGCCGTCATGGCACCGCCCTGGCGACAACAACCCGTTGACTCCAATCGCTAAAGACACGGCCGGTTTCCCGAAGATCTTGGGAGAAGGCTTCGCCCTGCACTTCGGTTTCATCCTGGCCATCATCGCGGTGGTGGTTTTCTGGTGGGTTCTTGAGCGCTCTACCTTCGGTTTTGAAGTGCGTGCCGTAGGCGAAAACCCGCACGCAGCGCGCACCGCGGGTATGAATATCGGCAAGGTGACGACGCTGACGATGCTGGTGTCGGGCATCTTTGCCGGCTTGGCCGGCGCAAACGAAGCGCTAGGTACGATGTACCAGCAAAACAGCGGCGTGGCCTCTGGCATCGCCGGAACCATCGGTTTCGATGCAATCACCGTTGCCCTCTTGGGGCGCAACAAGCCGTGGGGCGTGTTCTTCGCAGGCCTACTCTTCGGCGCGTTTAAGGCGGGCGGCTACAAGATGCAGGCACAGGGCGTGCCGATCGACATGATCCTCATCCTTGAATCCGTGATCGTTCTTCTGATCGCTGCTCCTGCTCTCGTTCGTTGGCTTTTCCGCCTTCCTAAGCCGGATGGCAAGAGTCTTCGCGAACTCTTGGCGGAGATGGGTGGCGCCGCCGGGGCTACTACCGCCTACGCCAATGCAGGCGCGACTGCTTCTGCCACGACTTCGGCCGCCGCGCAGGAAGTGGAACAACCCAGTGACAAGGAAACTAGTGATGCCGTAGGCTCGGCGGCGTCGAAGCGAGAGGAGGCGTGA
- a CDS encoding ABC transporter permease: MTAIDLTKASQGAASPEGDVKEKISWKLPVTFTFASLLLLFFTTTASGETVFRLNDHYSHVEIPDFGIPAVMTLAILLVATMAATLWSYVSAVARGRYGRTGRILDGVATAVVALSVILGFLVFAGADSAGAVTLTSTLAITVAISTPLIFGSLSGVVSERVGVVNIAIEGDLLVGAFTGVMVASYFHSSTLGLIAAPIAGAFIGSLLALFSVKYGVDQIIVGVVLNVLALGLTTFFYGTLMSGEGQAVFNTNQYSLHPIRIPVLADIPVIGPMFFAQTVLVYIMYIMIVLLTIFLFRSRWGLRMRACGEHPKAADTVGIKVNRTRALNTIFASAIAGLGGAFFTLGNGLGFTENMSAGNGYIALAAMILGKWHPLGALAASVMFGFAKSVALLMPSLNSAIPSELVNMIPYVITIVAVAGFVGKSRPPAAENIPYLK; encoded by the coding sequence ATGACTGCTATCGATCTGACCAAAGCATCACAGGGCGCTGCATCGCCCGAGGGTGACGTGAAAGAGAAAATCAGCTGGAAGTTACCGGTCACTTTCACCTTTGCTTCACTCCTGTTGCTCTTCTTTACGACGACGGCGTCGGGCGAGACGGTATTCCGTCTCAATGACCACTATTCGCATGTCGAGATTCCCGACTTCGGCATTCCCGCCGTGATGACCCTCGCGATTCTGCTCGTCGCCACGATGGCGGCCACGCTGTGGTCCTACGTGTCCGCGGTAGCCAGGGGCCGATACGGGCGCACGGGGCGGATCCTCGATGGCGTGGCTACCGCAGTGGTTGCACTCAGTGTCATCTTGGGCTTCCTCGTCTTTGCAGGCGCTGATTCGGCCGGAGCTGTCACGTTGACATCCACCCTCGCCATCACCGTTGCGATCTCGACTCCGCTGATCTTCGGATCGCTGTCGGGCGTGGTGAGCGAACGCGTCGGCGTCGTCAATATCGCTATCGAGGGCGACCTGCTCGTCGGCGCGTTCACCGGCGTGATGGTGGCCAGCTACTTCCATAGCTCGACTCTCGGGCTCATAGCGGCCCCGATCGCCGGAGCTTTCATCGGCTCTCTGCTCGCGCTGTTCTCCGTCAAATACGGCGTGGATCAGATCATCGTCGGCGTCGTCCTCAACGTGCTCGCCCTGGGCCTGACTACCTTCTTCTACGGGACGCTCATGAGTGGCGAGGGCCAGGCGGTGTTCAACACCAATCAGTACTCCCTGCACCCCATCAGGATCCCGGTTCTGGCCGATATTCCTGTGATCGGCCCGATGTTCTTCGCACAGACGGTCCTGGTCTACATCATGTACATCATGATTGTGTTGCTGACCATCTTCCTTTTCCGCTCCCGTTGGGGCCTGCGGATGAGGGCGTGTGGCGAGCACCCGAAGGCTGCCGACACGGTGGGCATCAAGGTAAACCGCACGCGTGCACTCAATACCATTTTCGCCTCGGCGATTGCGGGTTTGGGCGGCGCATTCTTCACCTTGGGCAATGGACTTGGCTTTACCGAGAACATGTCGGCCGGCAACGGATACATCGCCCTCGCGGCTATGATCCTTGGAAAGTGGCATCCGCTCGGTGCGCTGGCGGCGTCGGTGATGTTCGGCTTTGCAAAGTCGGTCGCGTTGCTGATGCCGAGCCTGAACTCCGCGATTCCTTCCGAGCTCGTCAACATGATCCCTTACGTGATCACGATCGTCGCCGTGGCTGGCTTCGTCGGCAAGTCCAGGCCGCCGGCTGCTGAGAACATCCCTTACCTGAAGTAA
- a CDS encoding cytidine deaminase: MNIDWDALKELAIDAMKSAYAPYSGYPVGAAGVTTDGRYVSGCNVENASLGLGTCAENGMISALVRAGGGQLAAVWCVNGNGETIVPCGRCRQLLFEFGGPDLLVNMPEGGPQPMTYVLPQAFGPRSLTEFPGSAGNVDLSKTIF, translated from the coding sequence ATGAATATCGACTGGGACGCTCTCAAAGAGCTAGCGATTGACGCAATGAAAAGCGCCTACGCCCCCTACTCGGGATATCCCGTGGGGGCGGCAGGCGTGACCACCGATGGCCGGTACGTCTCGGGCTGCAATGTTGAGAACGCCTCGCTCGGCTTGGGCACGTGTGCGGAGAACGGAATGATCTCCGCGCTCGTGCGCGCCGGTGGGGGACAGCTCGCCGCGGTGTGGTGCGTGAACGGTAACGGGGAGACGATCGTCCCGTGTGGACGGTGCCGTCAGTTGCTGTTCGAGTTTGGTGGGCCAGACCTGCTGGTGAACATGCCAGAAGGCGGCCCCCAGCCGATGACGTACGTGCTCCCGCAGGCCTTTGGCCCGCGCTCGCTGACCGAATTCCCTGGTAGCGCGGGTAACGTCGACCTGTCGAAAACCATTTTCTAG
- a CDS encoding thymidine phosphorylase, translating into MTEKFDIVDIIRAKRNKGKLSLDEINWTIDAYTRGVVGDEQMAALAMAIFLNGMDREEIAQWTQAMINSGERMDFKSLGKPTADKHSTGGVGDKITLPLAPLVSVYGVAVPQLSGRGLGHTGGTLDKLEAIPGWRADLTNEEIMHQLGKGCGAVVCAAGSGLAPADKKLYALRDVTATVDCIPLIASSIMSKKIAEGTDSLVLDVKVGSGAFMKDLDMARELARTMVDLGTDAGVKTAALLTDMSTPLGLKVGNAPEIAESVEVLAGGGPADVVELTLALAREMLTAAGQPDADIEEALKDGRAMDKWRQMIREQDGDPDAPLPVAKHTHDVLAEEDGTLTKLDALAVGVASWRLGAGRASKGEAVQLAAGIELYKKPGDTVKKGDKLMTFHTDEEGRIPRALESLEGGIEIGAHYTPTKSVILDRIS; encoded by the coding sequence ATGACTGAAAAGTTTGATATCGTTGACATCATCCGCGCCAAGCGAAACAAGGGCAAGCTCTCGCTTGACGAAATCAACTGGACTATCGACGCCTACACGCGCGGCGTCGTCGGCGACGAACAGATGGCCGCACTGGCGATGGCGATCTTCCTCAACGGGATGGATCGCGAAGAGATCGCCCAATGGACCCAAGCGATGATCAACTCCGGCGAGCGGATGGACTTCAAGTCTCTCGGTAAACCGACGGCGGATAAACACTCCACCGGCGGCGTCGGCGATAAGATCACCCTCCCGCTCGCACCGCTCGTCTCCGTCTACGGCGTCGCTGTTCCGCAGCTGTCGGGTCGCGGATTGGGGCACACGGGCGGCACGCTCGATAAGCTCGAGGCCATCCCCGGCTGGCGCGCGGACCTCACCAATGAAGAGATCATGCACCAGCTGGGCAAGGGCTGCGGCGCAGTCGTGTGTGCAGCGGGTTCCGGGCTCGCCCCCGCGGACAAGAAGCTGTACGCGCTGCGCGACGTCACTGCCACGGTCGATTGCATCCCGCTCATCGCCTCCTCGATCATGTCGAAGAAGATCGCGGAGGGGACGGATTCTCTCGTCCTCGACGTCAAGGTCGGCTCTGGGGCTTTCATGAAGGACCTCGACATGGCCCGCGAGCTGGCTCGCACCATGGTCGATCTTGGTACAGACGCAGGAGTCAAGACCGCCGCGCTGCTCACTGACATGTCTACACCACTCGGACTCAAAGTCGGCAACGCTCCCGAGATCGCCGAATCGGTGGAAGTTCTTGCAGGTGGCGGCCCGGCCGACGTCGTCGAACTCACCCTGGCCCTCGCGCGCGAGATGTTGACGGCGGCAGGCCAGCCGGATGCAGATATCGAGGAAGCCCTCAAGGACGGTCGCGCCATGGACAAGTGGCGGCAGATGATCCGCGAGCAAGATGGCGACCCCGATGCGCCGTTGCCCGTCGCCAAGCACACCCACGACGTTCTCGCTGAGGAGGACGGTACACTCACCAAGCTCGACGCCCTGGCTGTCGGCGTGGCATCGTGGCGTCTGGGTGCAGGCCGCGCCTCGAAGGGCGAAGCTGTCCAGTTGGCCGCAGGTATCGAGCTTTACAAGAAGCCGGGCGACACGGTCAAGAAGGGCGATAAGCTCATGACCTTCCACACCGACGAAGAAGGCCGCATCCCGCGCGCGCTCGAATCCCTCGAGGGCGGCATCGAGATCGGCGCACACTACACGCCGACCAAGTCGGTTATCTTGGATCGAATCTCCTAG